A region from the Vanessa tameamea isolate UH-Manoa-2023 chromosome 3, ilVanTame1 primary haplotype, whole genome shotgun sequence genome encodes:
- the LOC135193787 gene encoding 3-oxoacyl-[acyl-carrier-protein] reductase FabG-like → MSFKNKVVIVTGASSGIGASASIMFSKEGARVVMVGRNETKLSAVAAKCSSPLVIRADIANDDDARSIINQTIKKFGQIDILVNNAGMTMENGGILANDMMKSYDIIMNINLRAAVHLTNLAAPYMIKTKGNIVNISSIAGIMPPFGVGMTNYYISKAALNHFTVCCATELAPHGVRVNVLSPGPVRTDFMDNAKAAFTWDDFPSKTLLNRVSEPEEIADMILYLASDKAKSVTGSNYVNDNGMLIKKTY, encoded by the coding sequence ATGAGTTTCAAAAACAAAGTAGTTATAGTAACGGGAGCAAGCTCGGGCATCGGTGCATCGGCATCGATAATGTTCAGCAAAGAGGGTGCTCGCGTGGTCATGGTGGGCCGCAACGAGACCAAACTCTCCGCCGTGGCTGCGAAATGTTCATCGCCACTCGTGATTCGCGCTGATATCGCCAATGACGATGACGCTCGCAGCATCATAAACCAAACCATTAAGAAGTTCGGTCAGATCGATATCTTGGTTAACAATGCTGGAATGACGATGGAAAATGGTGGTATCCTCGCCAACGATATGATGAAATCTTATGATATCATCATGAATATCAATCTCCGAGCGGCtgttcatttaacaaacttGGCTGCCCCATATATGATCAAAACTAAAGGTAATATTGTGAACATTTCTAGTATTGCCGGAATTATGCCTCCTTTTGGTGTCGGTATGACCAACTACTACATCTCAAAAGCAGCATTGAATCACTTCACTGTCTGTTGCGCAACTGAGTTGGCCCCACACGGTGTGAGGGTAAATGTGTTAAGTCCTGGACCGGTAAGAACAGATTTTATGGACAATGCCAAAGCCGCCTTTACATGGGATGATTTTCCGTCGAAAACTCTCCTTAATAGAGTGTCTGAACCGGAGGAAATAGCAGATATGATTTTATACCTGGCAAGTGATAAAGCGAAGTCTGTCACTGGATCTAATTATGTGAACGACAACGGCATgctcattaaaaaaacatattag
- the LOC113397549 gene encoding piggyBac transposable element-derived protein 2-like, which yields MVLSLFFFLCQQPNRASKIIALVPNEHAPSDASEISDSETELHDARTNSSTPLSSPAPSIASSLANITIDTSDDEELHSEDADIIPDSIVREIGESIYENVPSLSAIPSLPATPITPIASSLAPRKKRFRKPTTVKAKRPKKNKKFQLTYNWRVAQFRHQATIEEGEEDDYIDLPEDDSPLSFFHLFFSQDMFTSIVEQTNLYSVQQTGKSIQLTDEEFRDFLAIHILMGIVVMPSYLDYWSEKFRYGNVADIMSLKRYQLIRRHLHFVDNTMDDGDKYFKVRPVIEHLRQNCLKQQKKETKFSIVEMMIAYKGTKAGKRKQYMKDKPNKWGFKNYVRAGVSGIIYDFVLYGGDDTFRNHKFTEEELSLGFGAQVVIALCQSICQKPSFVFCDNFFSSPELLLILRENYGVFALGTIRGNRLRGAEKVLPTEKAMKKKPRGHFVESICDKNRLAVVRWNDNKAVTFISSFVASEPIEKIRRYSKDAKAKIDVQCPQIVRQYNRHMAGVDLSDMLISLYKTPFKSRRWYLAIFAQIIDICINNAWLLYRQKHSGNVKSKKPLKAYRYDIYDLLCKVNRSATRKQTESVKVKKPHAPRPLSPLKYDNIGHFPSTMEEGRCRFCQKKTIVYCIKCNTRLCFVTGKAPRNCFLNFHTK from the coding sequence ATGGTtctgagtttgtttttttttctttgccaaCAGCCTAATCGCGCAAGTAAAATTATTGCTTTAGTGCCGAATGAACATGCACCTTCCGATGCTAGCGAAATATCAGATTCGGAAACTGAATTGCATGATGCACGTACTAATTCTTCCACTCCCCTGTCTTCTCCTGCACCATCTATTGCATCTTCCCTTGCTAACATAACAATAGATACATCCGACGATGAAGAATTACACTCCGAAGATGCTGATATTATACCAGATTCTATCGTGCGTGAAATTGGCGAGTCCATTTATGAAAATGTTCCATCCCTATCTGCTATTCCTTCATTGCCTGCAACGCCTATAACACCAATAGCTTCTTCATTAGCACCCCGAAAAAAAAGATTTAGGAAACCAACTACAGTCAAAGCCAAAagaccaaaaaaaaacaaaaaatttcaGCTGACTTACAATTGGAGAGTAGCTCAATTCCGTCACCAAGCGACAATAGAAGAGGGTGAGGAGGATGATTACATAGACCTGCCAGAAGATGATTCACCTTTGAGTTTCTTTcacctttttttttctcaagATATGTTTACTAGTATCGTAGAGCAGACAAACTTATATTCAGTTCAACAAACCGGCAAGTCAATTCAACTAACAGACGAAGAATTTAGAGACTTTTTAGCCATCCATATACTTATGGGTATTGTTGTAATGCCTTCATATCTTGATTATTGGTCAGAAAAATTTAGATATGGTAATGTCGCAGATATAATGTCTTTGAAAAGATATCAGCTGATACGAAGACATTTACATTTTGTTGACAATACAATGGACGATggagacaaatattttaaagttcgtCCAGTCATAGAGCATTTACGACAAAATTGTCTGAAACAACAGAAAAAGGAGACAAAATTTAGTATAGTTGAAATGATGATAGCATATAAAGGGACTAAGGCcggtaaaagaaaacaatacaTGAAAGATAAACCTAACAAATGgggatttaaaaattatgtaaggGCCGGAGTTTCCggaataatttatgattttgtgCTGTATGGAGGTGACGATACTTTTCGCAACCATAAGTTCACTGAAGAAGAATTGTCTCTAGGTTTTGGTGCTCAGGTGGTTATAGCATTATGTCAAAGTATTTGTCAAAAACCATCTTTCGTGTTTTGCGATAACTTTTTTTCTTCACCTGAGTTGCTATTAATTCTCCGAGAAAACTATGGTGTTTTTGCCTTAGGCACTATTCGTGGCAATCGCCTTCGAGGAGCAGAAAAAGTTTTACCTACTGAAAAAGCCATGAAAAAGAAACCTCGAGGACATTTTGTAGAATCTATATGTGATAAAAACCGCTTAGCTGTTGTTCGTTGGAATGATAATAAGGCTGTCACATTTATTAGTTCCTTTGTAGCAAGTGAGCCTATAGAAAAAATACGCCGATATTCCAAAGACGCAAAAGCCAAAATCGATGTCCAATGTCCACAGATTGTGCGTCAATACAATAGACATATGGCAGGTGTTGATCTTTCTGATATGCTAATATCACTGTACAAAACACCTTTCAAAAGCAGGAGATGGTATTTAGCGATATTTGCACAGataattgatatttgtataaataatgctTGGCTATTATACCGCCAAAAGCATTCCGGCAACGTGAAATCTAAAAAACCTTTGAAAGCATATAGATATGATATTTATGACTTATTGTGCAAGGTAAACAGGTCGGCTACAAGAAAACAGACTGAATCCGTCAAAGTAA